In Synechococcus sp. CB0101, a genomic segment contains:
- a CDS encoding DUF5989 family protein: MMGIFELIVDFLDFIRVRKKYWLAPLILSLVAMGALLVFTKGSVVAPFIYSLF; this comes from the coding sequence ATGATGGGTATTTTTGAGCTAATAGTTGATTTTCTTGATTTTATTAGAGTTAGAAAAAAATATTGGCTGGCGCCCCTAATACTCTCTCTCGTGGCAATGGGTGCTCTACTAGTGTTTACAAAGGGATCAGTTGTGGCTCCCTTCATTTACAGCTTGTTCTGA